A genomic segment from Nicotiana tabacum cultivar K326 chromosome 9, ASM71507v2, whole genome shotgun sequence encodes:
- the LOC107807036 gene encoding subtilisin-like protease SBT2.5 — MRGMCFGLAIVLLLGILNVGKAEIYIVTVEGEPVISYKGDIDGFEATASESDEKIDTTSELVTSYAQHLEKKHDMLLALLFDRGTYKKIYSYHHLINGFAAHISHEQAEILRRAPGVKSVERDWKVRRLTTHTPQFLGLPTGVWPTGGGFDRAGEDIVIGFVDSGIYPHHPSFSSHNAEPYGPLPKYRGKCEVDPNTKKDYCNGKIIGAQHFAEAAKAAGAFNPTMDYDSPLDGDGHGSHTAAIAAGNNGIPVRMHGFEFGRASGMAPRARIAVYKALYRLFGGFVADVVAAIEQAVRDGVDILNLSVGPNSPPATTKTTFLNPFDATLLSAVKAGVFVAQAAGNGGPFPKTLLSYSPWIVSVAAAVDDRRYKNYLTLGNGKILPGIGLSPSTHPNRTFTMVAANDVLLDSSVTKYSPADCQRPEVLNKNLVEGNILLCGYSFNFVVGTASIKKVAETAKALGAAGFVLAVENASPGTKFDPVPVSIPGILITDASKSMELVDYYNITTSRDWTGRVKSFKSTGSIGNGLRPILHKSAPQVAIFSARGPNIKDYSFQDADLLKPDILAPGSLIWAAWAPNGTDEANFCGEGFALISGTSMAAPHIAGIAALIKQHHPHWNPAAIKSALMTTSSTIDRAERPLQAQQYSGSESLTLVPATPFDYGSGHVNPRAALDPGLIFNAGYQDYLGFLCTVPGIDPHEIKNFTHSPCNYTLGHPSNFNSPSIAVSHLVGTRTVTRTVINVAEEETYVITARMAPEIAIETNPPAMTLRHGASRKFTVTLTVRSVTGAYSFGEVLLKGSRGHKVRIPVVAAGYDR; from the exons TGAATTGGTTACATCCTATGCCCAACATCTGGAAAAGAAGCATGATATGCTTCTAGCTTTGCTATTTGACCGTGGGACCTACAAGAAAATCTACAGTTACCATCATCTAATTAATGGCTTTGCAGCTCACATTTCACATGAGCAG GCAGAAATCCTCAGACGAGCTCCTGGTGTGAAGTCTGTGGAGAGAGATTGGAAGGTCAGGAGGCTTACAACTCACACGCCACAGTTTTTGGGGCTTCCTACAGGAGTATGGCCGACTGGTGGTGGGTTTGACCGGGCAGGCGAGGATATTGTAATTGGCTTTGTGGACTCTGGCATCTATCCGCACCATCCAAGTTTTTCAAGCCACAATGCTGAACCTTATGGACCTCTTCCAAAATATAGAGGAAAATGTGAAGTTGATCCAAACACCAAGAAAGACTATTGTAATGGAAAGATTATTGGTGCTCAACATTTTGCAGAAGCTGCCAAAGCAGCTGGCGCATTTAATCCTACAATGGATTATGATTCTCCTCTTGACGGTGATGGACACGGAAG CCATACGGCAGCTATCGCTGCTGGAAACAATGGGATTCCTGTTAGGATGCACGGATTTGAATTCGGAAGAGCAAGTGGTATGGCACCTCGTGCAAG AATTGCCGTATACAAGGCACTGTACAGGCTATTTGGAGGGTTTGTTGCTGATGTGGTTGCTGCTATTGAACAG GCTGTTCGTGATGGTGTGGACATTCTTAATCTTTCTGTGGGGCCAAACAGTCCACCAGCAACTACAAAGACAACatttttgaacccttttgatgcTACACTTCTTTCAGCTGTGAAAGCCGGTGTATTTGTTGCACAGGCTGCTGGAAATGGAGGTCCTTTCCCTAAAACTTTGTTGTCTTATAGTCCATGGATAGTATCAGTGGCTGCTGCAGTTGATGATCGTAGATACAAGAATTATTTGACCTTGGGAAATGGGAAAATCCTACCTGGAATTGGGTTATCAC CTTCTACACATCCAAACCGGACATTCACCATGGTAGCAGCTAATGATGTTCTTTTGGATTCTTCGGTTACGAAGTACAGTCCTGCCGACTGTCAAAGGCCAGAAGTTTTAAACAAGAATTTGGTGGAGGGAAACATCCTTCTTTGTGGCTATTCTTTCAATTTCGTAGTTGGCACGGCCTCGATTAAAAAAGTCGCTGAAACAGCAAAGGCTCTTGGTGCAGCTGGCTTTGTTCTTGCTGTAGAAAATGCTTCACCAGGAACAAAGTTTGACCCTGTTCCTGTTAGTATTCCTGGAATTCTCATAACAGATGCTTCCAAGTCAATG GAGCTTGTAGATTATTACAATATCACCACTTCAAGAGATTGGACTGGACGAGTTAAGAGCTTTAAGTCAACAGGTAGCATTGGAAATGGGTTGCGGCCAATACTCCACAAGTCTGCACCTCAAGTAGCTATCTTCTCTGCTAGAGGACCTAATATcaaagattacagctttcaagatgcCGATCTCCTGAAACCAGATATACTTGCTCCCGGTTCTCTTATTTGGGCTGCCTGGGCTCCGAACGGGACAGATGAAGCCAACTTTTGTG GTGAAGGATTTGCATTGATCTCTGGAACTAGCATGGCAGCACCCCATATAGCAGGAATAGCTGCGCTCATCAAGCAGCACCACCCTCATTGGAACCCTGCTGCTATTAAATCTGCGTTAATGACAACTTCATCGACTATTGATAGAGCAGAGAGACCACTTCAAGCGCAACAGTATTCTGGATCTGAGTCCTTGACACTCGTTCCAGCTACTCCGTTTGACTATGGAAGTGGACATGTTAATCCTAGAGCAGCTCTGGATCCTGGACTCATTTTTAATGCAG GTTACCAAGATTATTTGGGGTTCTTGTGCACTGTGCCCGGAATTGATCCTCACGAGATAAAGAACTTCACGCATTCCCCATGCAACTACACCCTTGGTCACCCATCAAATTTCAACTCACCCTCAATTGCAGTTTCACATCTTGTGGGAACTCGAACTGTCACACGCACAGTAATAAATGTTGCCGAGGAAGAAACTTATGTTATAACAGCAAGAATGGCTCCAGAAATTGCTATTGAAACTAATCCTCCTGCAATGACTTTAAGGCATGGCGCGTCGAGGAAATTCACAGTAACACTCACTGTCCGATCAGTAACAGGAGCGTACAGTTTCGGAGAGGTTTTACTGAAAGGTAGCAGAGGGCACAAAGTCAGGATCCCTGTTGTAGCTGCAGGTTATGATCGATAG